GAATGCGTGTGCTTTTTATTGTATTATATTAGACGAACAAAGATAAATTTATGAAACAAAGTTTGATGCCGAAGAAGCATCTGATTGGAATCGGAACCCGCACAAAAAATGCGGACGAAATGGGGGAAGGCGGAAAAATTCCAGAGCTCTGGGGAAAATTTTTTTCCGAAGTCTTACCAAAACTTAAAAGAACGGAAGACTTCATCTATGCGGTTTATAAGGATTATGAAAGCGATGAAAACGGAGAGTATTTTTACTTCATCGGAATTCCTTCCGATGAAAAAGGTCCTTTCGAAACCGTTCAACTTCCGGAAGGGCGATATTTAGAACTGTCCTCTTTCAAAGGGAAAATTCCGGAAATCATCGTTCAACTCTGGCAGAACGTTTGGTCTAACTTGGAATTAAAAAATAGAAGAGCTTTTACAGTAGATTACGAAATCTATCCGGTGGATTTTTCAACCGCTCCCGAAACTCAGGTTCTACTGTTTCTTTCGGACAAATCTTAGATGTTAGAAATTATCTCAAAAATATCTTAGAATGATTGGAATCGGCATTTTAAGCGAAGGTAAAGTATTTTTACTGATCTCTACGTAATAGAGTGTTCAAAATTTTGCGTCTAAACGCGGGTTTTATACTCAAACTAATGGTACTCTATTTTATAAAGATCGGTAAGATAACTTCTAGTCTGAATAGGATTCAGGGTTAATGCGGATAAGAGTTAAGATTTTACAAGGAGCCAGATTCATCTTGATAGATGGAGTGACAATTTCGGTTTCACCGTTGAATTTGGCCGTATGGTAGATCTTCAACTCGTTATCGGCGATAAAAAATTCTCCTCTTGGTCCATGCGTCCTTGGATTTTATTAAAAGAAAATAATATACCTTTCGTAGAAATTTCACTTACTTTGAATACTCCCGAGTTTCACGAAAAAATCAGATTTTATTCTGACGCGGGCAAGGTTCCGGTTCTTGTGGACGGTGATGTCAGAATCTGGGACACTTACAGCATTGTAGAATATTTGGCTGAGTCTTTTCCCGAAAAAAATCTTTGGCCGAAAAATAAAACTCTACGAGCCGTTGCCCGATCGATTGTTGCAGAGATGCACTCCGGTTTTACCGATCTCAGAAAAAATTTATCGATGAACTTGGTCGAAAAACTTCATGGAAAAACGTTTTCCGAAGAGGTTTGGAAGGATATTCGAAGAATCGAGTCCATCTGGAAAAAATGTTTGGACTCTTATCAAGGACCTTTTCTGTTCGGAAAGGAATTCACGATCGCGGACGCATTTTATGCGCCTGTCGTGGGAAGGTTTATTACTTATGGAATCAAAACAGGTCCAAAAACAAGCGAATATGTTTCTAAGATCAGCAATCTTTCTTCTTACAAGGAATGGGTCAACGGCGCTTTGAAGAAGGATTAGTCATAATCAAATGGTTTACGACCCTGTTTCCAAATATAACTTAGTTAATTCAGATATTCTAATGTATTTGCCATATGGCACAAAGAAAGCTTAAATAACGTGAGTTCGACCTAAGAAAGTTTGGGCGAATAAAAAACTAAAGCGCAACGACTCCCGATGGGTCGTCGCAACAGCTCGCAAATTTCATAGATAAAATAGCTCGCGACCGCGCTTTAACTCAATGTTGCTGCCTAAACTCAGCGAATGCCTCTCTCCTATGTTTCTTGTGTCAAGCCCTCCCGTTATTTTTTTTACATAAGACCATATTGAGCTAACTTTCGATTCAATGCTTCTTCGGGCATAGAATCAAAAAGATTTCCCGTTCGAATCATTGTATAAAGAACTTCGATCATTTGCGTGAAGTCGCTATGATCGACTTTTTAGCCCCTTTTTTAACATATAATCTTTCGTAGAATTCTTTTATCTTACCGCCATGCTGACAACGGACCAAACTCCAGGCCGCCTGAACAATCACCCTTCGAATTGCATGACAACCACGAGATACAATTCTTCCGTATCGAACCGTATCTCCCGAAATGTCAACTCTCGGAACCAAGCCTGCATAGTAGGCTGCTTGTTTTGCGGATGAAAATCTTTTACAATCTCCCATATAGCTCATGATCGCCAAAGAAGTAATTATACCGATCCCAGGCATGGACATGATCGTTTGAACGTAACTCTGATTCTTTTTCAGAGCCTCTTTAATTTCTTCTTCTATGAGTTTTAGATTTAGTGCGACTAAATCTAAAACCTTTAAGATTCGTTCCGCTTCCTTTTTGTATCGATCGGGAAGTAAAGTTACAGAAGCTTCTCTGGATGTTTTTGTTCTTAAATGCTTTTTGGTAATATGAGTCAAACCTGCTTGAGTGAATAAACTGTGAAGTCGATTCTTTCCTTGCGTTAGTTGTTTGGTCCAGTTCTCATGTTCCGTGCAAAGTCTTCGATTGTCTTCCTCTTCGTCGGTTGGAATTGGAACAACCGGTAACTCTTCTTTTGGATATCGTTGAATGAGTCTGGCTATTTTTAAACTGTCTTCTTTATCGGTCTTTTTTAAAGATTGATAGATCGTTGCTAAGTCGCCGGGATTTAGGACAATTACTTGAGTTGAGTATTGATTTTGCAATTCTAAAAGATTGAGATCCAATCGAGCGATCCGTTGAGAGCGAGATTGCCAAAAAGCAGCGGAGCGCTGCTGTTGGCTCTTAGCGAAGCTAAGA
The nucleotide sequence above comes from Leptospira weilii. Encoded proteins:
- a CDS encoding GyrI-like domain-containing protein, translated to MKQSLMPKKHLIGIGTRTKNADEMGEGGKIPELWGKFFSEVLPKLKRTEDFIYAVYKDYESDENGEYFYFIGIPSDEKGPFETVQLPEGRYLELSSFKGKIPEIIVQLWQNVWSNLELKNRRAFTVDYEIYPVDFSTAPETQVLLFLSDKS
- a CDS encoding glutathione S-transferase family protein — its product is MVDLQLVIGDKKFSSWSMRPWILLKENNIPFVEISLTLNTPEFHEKIRFYSDAGKVPVLVDGDVRIWDTYSIVEYLAESFPEKNLWPKNKTLRAVARSIVAEMHSGFTDLRKNLSMNLVEKLHGKTFSEEVWKDIRRIESIWKKCLDSYQGPFLFGKEFTIADAFYAPVVGRFITYGIKTGPKTSEYVSKISNLSSYKEWVNGALKKD